The genomic interval AAGCCAGTTCGAGAATAATAGGTTGGCATGCGCACGCCATGTTGATAACGGCGGGTTAGCCGGGTTATCACCTGGGAAATAATTTTTTGGTACATCTATTTGGTGCCCTTTGGCTTGATCGCGATCATATTCATATTTAAGTGAAGTTGGATCATATTCGGAGTGGCCTGTGACGAAAATTTGTCTGCCGTCTTTTGAAGCCACGATGTATACGCCCGAATCCGCTGATTCCGATAAAATATCGAGGGAATCAAGCTTCTCGATGTCCTCGCGGCGTACCTCTGTGTGACGAGACTGCGGCACAAAAAACATTTCATCAAAGCCTCTCAGCAAATTAACATTGCGTTTTTCTATCGTGTGCGGGAACACACCAAACATTTTGCTGTCCAAGCTGTATTTGGGAACATTAAAGTGATGATAGAGCCCAGCTTGTGCGGCCCAACAAATATGGAAAGTTGAAGTTACGCGCCTTGCGCTCCAATCCATAATTTCTTTCAGCTCTTCCCAGTAGTTTACATCCTCGAAAGGCATATGCTCTACCGGCGCGCCTGTAATGATGAGACCATCATAATATTCATCCGAAATTTCATCGAATGTTTTATAGAAGGATTCCAAATGATCGGCTGAGGTGTTTTTTGATGTATGTGTTCTTGGATGCAGCAGTACAACCTCAACTTGTAGCGGCGTATTGCCGATAAGTCTAAGCAGCTGCGTTTCGGTTGTTTCCTTGGTAGGCATTAAGTTCAAAATCGCAATTCTGAGCGGCCTAATATCCTGATGGTAGGCGATGCTCTCATCCATGACGAAAATGTTCTCGTTGTTTAATACCTCTTTGGCTGGTAAATTGTCAGGCACTTTAATTGGCATAGGTATCACTCCTCTAGAAGCAGTATGACCGCTTGAACATGAAAAAGACCCTTTCTGCTGTGAGAAAAGGTCGTATGCTCAGTAAATAAGCCATCCGCCTCTCTCATCTCTCAGAAACATTAAAGTTTCCGCAAGAATTAGCACCGTGCGTTTTACACGCCGGTTGCCGGGCTTCATCGGGCTAGTCCCTCCGCCTGCTCTTGATAAGAAAGTAGTCTATTCAATTTTCCGCGGTTTCATTTCACCTTCACTTTAATGCATTCTGACAATTGCGTCAAGATCCTCTATTCATATCCTTGACATTTAGATGAAAAAAACGATTGTTTTTAGGCTTGAATGTAAAGCTGACGCGGGAGTATACTAGACAAGAATTATTTCATTTATTTGACTTATAAAGGGGTGCATATGGACATGGAAGGCGACCGACCGAAGCCTGAAAACTATCGAATACGGTTACTGCTGGCCAAGTCCGATTCAGCCGGCAGTTTCCTCTGAAGAAAGAAAGGAGTGACTCCGGATGAAAATCCGCCTTGTTAGCAATGGCATGTTCACCACTATTGAAGATATTAACGAAACACTTATTCCCTCGAAAGAAGGATTTTACTGGATTGACGCTGATGTGGAGGATCTTGCTATTTTACAGCCCCTATTCAGCATGCACGATCTGGCAGTTGAGGATTGCCTCAGTGAAGAGGAGCAGCGTCCAAAAATTGAAATTTACGAAAGCCATTATTTTATTGTAATCAACAGCATACGATTTGATGACGAAGAAATCTTCCTAAGGGCACTCAATATTTTCCTTGGCCGCCATTTCATTATTACGGTCACCAAGCAAAAAATTAACGAGCTTCGTTCTCTAAAGCCTGTGCTGTGGGAACAAGAGGTTAGCCGGCCCGATTATTTCTTGTATCATCTCGTCGACATTGTTGTCGATAATTATTTCCTCGTTGGCGACCGTATTGATACGCGCATCGAAGCGCTTGAAGAAGATATACTAATGCATACTAAGAAATCGCATTTGAACGAAATCATCGGGCTCCGCGGTGAAATATTGTGGCTGAGGAAAGTGCTCGGTCCACAACGCGACGTCATTGCAACGCTTAACAAAAAAGATCTGAAGCTCATTGATGATCAGCTGCAAAAATATTTCAGCGATATATACGAGAATGCCTTGAAAATTGCCGAGTCCTTCGATACGTACCGCGATCTCATGGGCAACTTACGCGAAGCTTATCAGTCCAGCGTATCCAACCGTGCCAATGAAATCATGCGCGTATTTACAGCAATTACGACTATATTCATGCCGCTGACCTTTATAACGGGCATCTATGGGATGAATTTCGATTTCATTCCAGGCCTTCACCTTCGCTTAGGATCATACATTTTACTTGGTATCATGCTGCTGCTTGGCATAAGCATGTTTTATATTTTCCGCAAAAAAGAATGGCTCTAGAGACCTGTGCCATATTCATTGCAGAGCTGCACTCGTACGGGCAATTTATGCCTAACGAGCTGCAGCCTTTTTGCTGTAATGGCCGCTATCCTTTATAATAGTAGAATATGAGTTTGAGCATTAAGTACCTATGAGAGGGGGATTGACGTGAATATTAGTCAGCTTGAAACACTCCTTACGATATCCAAAACGATGAGCTTCAGGAAAGCTGGCGAGCTGCTGAATCTCACACAGCCTGCTGTTTCGGCACAAATCAAAAGCCTTGAGGATGAATTCAAAACGATTCTCATTAATCGCAATCAGCCAGTTACGCTAACGGAACACGGACAAGTTTTTTTGGAGCATGCGGAGCAAGTTCTTTCGATCGTGGAAGAACTGAAGCAGAAGCTTTCAGATATGAACCTTACGCCGCAAGGACACATATTACTCGGAACTACGGCTTCAATAGCGATTCAGATTTTACCGCGCGTGCTATCCTATTTTCAAAACCAATTTCCTTTTATTAAAACAACGATTCATTCCATGCCCTCATCCCAAGTTATGGCCAGTGTCGAGAACGGGTCAGTCGATATAGGGATTACATATCTTTCTGAAAAAAATCCGAACGTTTCCTCCTCCGTCCTTTATTATGATACATTTGAGCTCGTCGTCCCTCCTTCCCATCCCATGAGCAGGTTGACGCATACGACAGTTGATACGCTTAAGGACATTCCAATGATTATGCTTGCTCCAGACACGCTTGGCAGGAGATTTGTCGATCAAATTTTTCGTAAATACAATATTCAACCCAATATCGTAATGGAGGTTTCCAGCAGTGAAGAAGTGAAGCGCATGGTTGAAATTAATTTAGGCGCCGCAGTCGTATCTAAACTTTCGATAGCAAATGAACTCCGTATGGGTACACTAAAAATGATAAAGGTCAACGAGCTTGAAATAAGTCATCCCGTTGGAGTGGTTTATAAATCAGGCCGTTACATCAATACCGCACTGAAGCAATTTTTAAGTGATCTAAAAGGCATGCCTGAGCATCAATTCATTAGCAGCGAATAGTCGACAAGAAGCTTCCACTAGACAAATAACTAGGAGAGATAAAAAATGAAATTCGACTTACATACCCATCATTTTAGATGCGGCCACGCCGACGGCAATATCGAGGATTATATTTTAGCCGGAATTGAAGCCGGGCTTCAGGTTATCGGCATCTCGGATCACTCCCCCTTCTTTTATCATGAGAATGATCAGCCTTCGCCAGGCATTGCAATGGCAAGAAGCGAATTCACCAATTATGTTAATGAAGTATTGCGGTTGAAGGAGCAATACGCAGGCAAAATCGAGGTTATGCTTGGAGTAGAATCGGATTTTTTTCCTAAATATGTAGACAGCTACAAAAAAGCCTATGACGGCGTGCCCTTCGATTATATCATTGGTTCTGTTCATCAAGTTGGCGACATCAGCATATTCAATCGCAATCGGTTTAAAAACTTAAATGAACAGCAGCATATTGAAGTGAAGCAAAGCTATTATGATCTTATCAAACAATCTGCACGCAGCGGCATGTTTGATATTTTGGGACATATCGACGCGATGAAGGGGTATTACCCTGCTTTCTCCGATATACCTGCTAATAAGGAAATTGACGATGCTTTGCAGACGATTGCCGAATGCGGCGTTTCCATAGAGATTAATACATCAGGCAGTACCAAAGATGTAGGCGGATGGTATCCATCGGATGCAATCTTGGAGCGAGCACTTCATTTTGGAGTCAATGTGACGTTTGGTTCGGATGCGCATAAGCCAAGCAGAGTTGGCGAAGATTGGGAGCTCGTACAGAAAAGGCTGAAGGAAATTGGCTTCTCACAGTGGGTTTTCTATCGCAAGCGCCAGCAAGTTATTGTACCGATATAAGAGCACATGAGGGGCTTTAGACAAAAAAAGTGGACCTGCACGTCGCAGGTCCCAAAAGGATATATTAAAAAGGGGGTCTTGTTTATTATAATAGCCCACTAATGTAATGAGACGATAACAGAACTATTTCATTTGTGTA from Paenibacillus sp. FSL K6-3182 carries:
- the metA gene encoding homoserine O-succinyltransferase, which translates into the protein MPIKVPDNLPAKEVLNNENIFVMDESIAYHQDIRPLRIAILNLMPTKETTETQLLRLIGNTPLQVEVVLLHPRTHTSKNTSADHLESFYKTFDEISDEYYDGLIITGAPVEHMPFEDVNYWEELKEIMDWSARRVTSTFHICWAAQAGLYHHFNVPKYSLDSKMFGVFPHTIEKRNVNLLRGFDEMFFVPQSRHTEVRREDIEKLDSLDILSESADSGVYIVASKDGRQIFVTGHSEYDPTSLKYEYDRDQAKGHQIDVPKNYFPGDNPANPPLSTWRAHANLLFSNWLNYYVYQQTPYDLGGGI
- the corA gene encoding magnesium/cobalt transporter CorA encodes the protein MKIRLVSNGMFTTIEDINETLIPSKEGFYWIDADVEDLAILQPLFSMHDLAVEDCLSEEEQRPKIEIYESHYFIVINSIRFDDEEIFLRALNIFLGRHFIITVTKQKINELRSLKPVLWEQEVSRPDYFLYHLVDIVVDNYFLVGDRIDTRIEALEEDILMHTKKSHLNEIIGLRGEILWLRKVLGPQRDVIATLNKKDLKLIDDQLQKYFSDIYENALKIAESFDTYRDLMGNLREAYQSSVSNRANEIMRVFTAITTIFMPLTFITGIYGMNFDFIPGLHLRLGSYILLGIMLLLGISMFYIFRKKEWL
- a CDS encoding LysR family transcriptional regulator: MNISQLETLLTISKTMSFRKAGELLNLTQPAVSAQIKSLEDEFKTILINRNQPVTLTEHGQVFLEHAEQVLSIVEELKQKLSDMNLTPQGHILLGTTASIAIQILPRVLSYFQNQFPFIKTTIHSMPSSQVMASVENGSVDIGITYLSEKNPNVSSSVLYYDTFELVVPPSHPMSRLTHTTVDTLKDIPMIMLAPDTLGRRFVDQIFRKYNIQPNIVMEVSSSEEVKRMVEINLGAAVVSKLSIANELRMGTLKMIKVNELEISHPVGVVYKSGRYINTALKQFLSDLKGMPEHQFISSE
- a CDS encoding histidinol-phosphatase — its product is MKFDLHTHHFRCGHADGNIEDYILAGIEAGLQVIGISDHSPFFYHENDQPSPGIAMARSEFTNYVNEVLRLKEQYAGKIEVMLGVESDFFPKYVDSYKKAYDGVPFDYIIGSVHQVGDISIFNRNRFKNLNEQQHIEVKQSYYDLIKQSARSGMFDILGHIDAMKGYYPAFSDIPANKEIDDALQTIAECGVSIEINTSGSTKDVGGWYPSDAILERALHFGVNVTFGSDAHKPSRVGEDWELVQKRLKEIGFSQWVFYRKRQQVIVPI